One Amycolatopsis thermophila DNA segment encodes these proteins:
- a CDS encoding beta-ketoacyl synthase N-terminal-like domain-containing protein yields the protein MAICGIGAVTGYGWGREHLWDGLVAGKPAAGLEAGYGAHPDEPGWVAKVTDGGHPMDGPSRFARAMRAAAREAIADAGERGWQPGRRVGLLHAVVLGEVDLWRQFYLERGGDVRPREYLGLMPSTPMSTFMQEYGFHGPAMNVSAMCASGNAGLLTAKGWLDAGVVDDVVFVATDISATPENVRHFVRLGVAVTDTEPLEACRPFQRGSRGFLMGEASVAFVLSRNATRPYALALGGAMSHDGYHVTSVDPDLEQVRGCFRDALANAGVPAGAVRYLNAHGPGTRQCDTAEATILEQEFGPETGVYSVKPLVGHCQGAASAVEVSVAALGYDRGYVPAPPAVAPAHPQLLTGRVPVGDGLTVKSSLGMGGHNSVVVLAPPA from the coding sequence ATGGCAATCTGCGGAATCGGTGCGGTCACGGGCTACGGATGGGGGCGCGAGCACCTGTGGGACGGCCTGGTCGCCGGCAAACCCGCGGCCGGTCTGGAAGCCGGTTACGGAGCGCATCCGGATGAGCCCGGCTGGGTGGCGAAGGTGACCGACGGCGGTCACCCGATGGACGGGCCGAGCCGGTTCGCGCGGGCGATGCGGGCGGCGGCCCGCGAAGCGATCGCCGACGCGGGTGAGCGCGGCTGGCAGCCCGGCCGCCGGGTCGGGCTGCTGCACGCGGTGGTGCTCGGCGAGGTCGACCTGTGGCGGCAGTTCTACCTCGAACGCGGCGGCGACGTGCGACCCCGCGAGTACCTGGGCCTGATGCCCTCCACCCCGATGTCCACGTTCATGCAGGAGTACGGGTTCCACGGCCCGGCGATGAACGTGTCGGCCATGTGCGCGTCCGGCAACGCGGGGCTGCTCACCGCGAAGGGGTGGCTGGACGCCGGGGTGGTGGACGACGTGGTGTTCGTCGCGACGGACATCTCCGCGACACCGGAGAACGTGCGGCACTTCGTGCGGCTCGGGGTCGCGGTCACCGACACCGAGCCGCTCGAGGCGTGCCGTCCCTTCCAGCGCGGCAGCCGCGGGTTCCTGATGGGCGAGGCGTCGGTGGCGTTCGTGCTGTCCCGCAACGCCACCCGGCCCTACGCGCTCGCCCTGGGCGGCGCGATGTCGCACGACGGGTACCACGTGACCTCGGTGGACCCGGACCTCGAACAGGTCCGCGGCTGCTTCCGGGACGCGCTGGCCAACGCCGGGGTGCCCGCGGGGGCGGTGCGCTACCTCAACGCGCACGGGCCGGGGACCAGGCAGTGCGACACCGCGGAGGCGACGATCCTGGAGCAGGAGTTCGGGCCGGAGACCGGGGTGTACTCGGTCAAGCCGCTCGTCGGGCACTGCCAGGGCGCGGCGTCGGCGGTCGAGGTGTCGGTCGCGGCGCTCGGCTACGACCGCGGATACGTCCCGGCGCCGCCCGCGGTGGCTCCGGCGCACCCGCAGCTGCTCACCGGCCGGGTGCCGGTCGGTGACGGCCTGACGGTCAAGTCGTCGCTCGGCATGGGCGGCCACAACTCGGTGGTCGTGCTCGCCCCGCCCGCCTGA
- a CDS encoding 5-methyltetrahydropteroyltriglutamate--homocysteine S-methyltransferase, producing MTVRTTPPFRADHVGSLLRPGELHRAREDFAKGTIGADDLKAVEDRCIRDVVAMQREVGLRSATDGEFRRASWHMDFIYQLDGIARSDEKLHVKFHNAAGDIEFSPAGLKVDGKVGLSGTIFGDHFTFLKSIVDSSQTPKQTIPSPSMIYYRGGRRAVSERVYPDLEDFYTDLAAAYAKEIAGMAELGCTYLQLDDTSLAYLNDPEQRRLVAEMGGDPDKQHVRNIKTMNAALAGRPEGLTVTTHLCRGNFRSSWVASGGYDFVADALFNELNVDGYFLEFDDERSGGFEPLRFVPKGKYVVLGLVTTKRGELESVDSLRRRIDEAARYVDLDQLCLSGQCGFSSTEEGNDLTPDEQKAKLERIVETAALVWGD from the coding sequence ATGACTGTGCGCACGACACCGCCGTTCCGCGCCGATCACGTGGGCAGCCTGCTGCGACCCGGCGAACTGCACCGGGCGCGGGAGGACTTCGCGAAGGGCACCATCGGCGCCGACGACCTGAAGGCCGTGGAGGACCGGTGCATCCGCGACGTCGTCGCGATGCAGCGGGAGGTCGGGCTGCGCTCGGCCACCGACGGCGAGTTCCGCCGGGCCTCCTGGCACATGGACTTCATCTACCAGCTCGACGGCATTGCCCGCAGCGACGAGAAGCTGCACGTCAAGTTCCACAACGCGGCCGGGGACATCGAGTTCAGCCCGGCCGGCCTGAAGGTCGACGGCAAGGTCGGCCTGAGCGGCACGATCTTCGGCGACCACTTCACGTTCCTGAAGTCCATTGTGGACTCCAGTCAGACGCCGAAGCAGACCATCCCCTCGCCCAGCATGATCTACTACCGCGGCGGGCGGCGGGCCGTCTCCGAGCGGGTCTACCCGGACCTGGAGGACTTCTACACCGACCTCGCCGCGGCCTACGCCAAGGAGATCGCGGGCATGGCCGAGCTGGGGTGCACCTACCTGCAGCTCGACGACACCAGCCTGGCCTACCTCAACGACCCCGAGCAGCGCCGGCTGGTCGCCGAGATGGGCGGCGACCCGGACAAGCAGCACGTCCGCAACATCAAGACGATGAACGCGGCGCTGGCGGGGCGTCCCGAGGGCCTCACCGTCACCACCCACCTGTGCCGCGGGAACTTCCGCTCCTCGTGGGTCGCCTCCGGCGGGTACGACTTCGTCGCCGACGCGCTGTTCAACGAGCTGAACGTGGACGGCTACTTCCTCGAGTTCGACGACGAGCGCTCCGGCGGGTTCGAGCCGCTGCGGTTCGTGCCGAAGGGCAAGTACGTCGTGCTCGGCCTGGTCACCACCAAGCGCGGCGAGCTGGAGTCGGTCGACTCGCTGCGGCGGCGCATCGACGAGGCCGCCCGGTACGTCGACCTCGACCAGCTGTGCCTGTCCGGGCAGTGCGGGTTCTCCTCCACCGAGGAGGGCAACGACCTCACACCGGACGAGCAGAAGGCGAAGCTGGAGCGCATCGTCGAAACCGCCGCGCTGGTGTGGGGCGATTAG
- a CDS encoding IclR family transcriptional regulator has product MRHTSAQAPSVVDRVLDVLAAFTPDRPALTLSELSRRTGLPLSTTHRIVGELSRRGALERQEDGQYRVGLWLWEVASLSPRGMVLRDAAMPFLEDLYEATHENVQLAVLDVPDVVYVERISGRNAVSIVSRPGGRLAAHATGVGLVLLAFAPAEVQEQVLAAPLRRYTPKTVTVAEELRRVLADVRRDGYVISDRQVEMVSASVAAPVYGADDAVVAAISIVIPATGPDPRSMVPAVRAAARGISRTLGAPRALRQPS; this is encoded by the coding sequence ATGCGGCACACTTCGGCGCAGGCGCCCTCCGTCGTCGACCGCGTGCTGGACGTGCTGGCCGCGTTCACCCCGGACCGGCCGGCGCTGACGCTGTCCGAGCTGAGCCGCCGCACCGGGCTGCCGCTGTCGACCACGCACCGGATCGTCGGCGAGCTGTCCCGGCGCGGCGCGCTGGAGCGTCAGGAGGACGGGCAGTACCGGGTCGGGCTGTGGCTGTGGGAGGTCGCGTCGCTGTCGCCGCGCGGCATGGTCCTGCGGGACGCCGCGATGCCGTTCCTGGAGGACCTGTACGAGGCCACGCACGAGAACGTCCAGCTCGCGGTGCTCGACGTGCCGGACGTGGTGTACGTGGAGCGGATCTCCGGGCGCAACGCGGTGAGCATCGTGTCCCGGCCCGGCGGACGGCTGGCCGCGCACGCCACCGGGGTCGGGCTGGTGCTGCTGGCCTTCGCCCCGGCGGAGGTGCAGGAGCAGGTGCTGGCCGCGCCGCTGCGCCGGTACACCCCGAAGACGGTCACCGTGGCCGAAGAGCTGCGCCGCGTGCTGGCCGACGTGCGGCGCGACGGGTACGTGATCAGCGACCGGCAGGTGGAGATGGTGTCGGCCTCGGTGGCGGCGCCGGTCTACGGGGCCGACGACGCGGTGGTCGCCGCCATCTCGATCGTCATCCCCGCCACGGGCCCCGATCCGCGGTCGATGGTGCCCGCGGTGCGCGCCGCCGCACGGGGCATCTCCCGGACGCTGGGCGCACCCAGGGCGCTCCGCCAGCCGAGCTGA
- a CDS encoding RrF2 family transcriptional regulator, producing the protein MKLPSSTEWVLHCATTLAQLEPGATASTAQLAEYFDLPAPYLAKQLKALVRAGVLTATTGPRGGFRLARPAAEITLLEIVEAVDGASAPYECREIRQQGRGALPPEDCRDRCLLAAKMDAAHAAWRRSLAAESLADVLGELPEWAPERTRRLLAGATARTTT; encoded by the coding sequence GTGAAGCTGCCTTCGAGCACCGAATGGGTCCTGCACTGCGCCACCACGCTGGCGCAGCTCGAGCCGGGGGCCACCGCCTCGACGGCGCAGCTCGCGGAGTACTTCGACCTCCCCGCTCCCTACCTCGCCAAACAGCTGAAGGCGCTGGTGCGGGCCGGTGTGCTGACCGCGACGACGGGCCCGCGCGGCGGCTTCCGGCTCGCCCGTCCGGCGGCGGAAATCACGCTGCTGGAGATCGTCGAAGCGGTCGACGGGGCCTCCGCGCCGTACGAGTGCCGGGAGATCCGGCAGCAGGGCCGGGGCGCGCTGCCGCCCGAGGACTGCCGCGACCGGTGCCTGCTGGCGGCGAAGATGGACGCGGCTCACGCAGCCTGGCGGCGGAGCCTGGCGGCGGAGTCGCTGGCCGACGTGCTCGGTGAGTTGCCGGAGTGGGCGCCGGAGCGGACCCGGCGACTGCTCGCCGGCGCGACGGCCCGCACCACGACCTGA
- a CDS encoding SDR family oxidoreductase yields MRIAVVGATGNIGRLAVAGLERDGHDVVRVSRSLGVDLQSGAGLDEALRDVEVVIDAMSAPVMSRDETVAYFGTATRNLLAAEERAGVRHHVLLSILGVDRVEGNAHYAGKREQERLVAEAPVPWSIVRAAQFHDFAEMVAGWGESDGVVSIAPLLVQPVAPADVAAVLDEVAVGAPIRGRLDLAGPEPQDLVDMARRSYAARGRSAKFVPTWSGLFGTDMAGDVMLPGDGARLAPTTFDEWLAEQRH; encoded by the coding sequence ATGCGGATCGCAGTCGTGGGCGCCACGGGCAACATCGGACGGCTCGCCGTCGCCGGGCTGGAGCGGGACGGGCACGACGTCGTGCGCGTGAGCCGGTCGCTGGGCGTCGACCTGCAGAGCGGTGCGGGCCTGGACGAAGCCCTGCGGGACGTCGAGGTCGTGATCGATGCGATGAGCGCCCCGGTCATGAGCAGGGACGAGACGGTGGCCTACTTCGGGACCGCGACGCGGAACCTCCTGGCCGCCGAGGAGCGGGCCGGGGTGCGCCACCACGTCCTGCTGTCGATCCTCGGCGTTGACCGGGTGGAGGGCAACGCGCACTACGCGGGCAAGCGCGAGCAGGAACGCCTGGTCGCCGAGGCGCCGGTGCCGTGGTCGATCGTCCGCGCCGCGCAGTTCCACGACTTCGCCGAGATGGTCGCGGGCTGGGGCGAGAGCGACGGGGTCGTGTCGATCGCGCCGCTGCTGGTGCAGCCGGTCGCGCCGGCGGACGTGGCGGCTGTGCTCGACGAGGTCGCCGTCGGCGCGCCGATCCGCGGCCGCCTCGACCTCGCCGGCCCGGAGCCGCAGGACCTGGTGGACATGGCGCGCCGCAGCTACGCGGCGCGCGGCCGCTCGGCGAAGTTCGTGCCGACCTGGTCGGGGCTGTTCGGCACGGACATGGCGGGGGACGTGATGCTCCCCGGCGACGGAGCTCGCCTCGCGCCGACCACGTTCGACGAGTGGCTGGCCGAGCAGCGGCACTGA
- the pobA gene encoding 4-hydroxybenzoate 3-monooxygenase, whose product MTRTQVGIIGAGPAGLLLSYLLHAEGVDAVVLESRSREYVEKRVRAGVCEHPTVELLREIGVGTRMDAEGLPHEGFSLRFDGQDHRIALTELTGKSITVYGQQEIVKDLIAAHEAKGYPIHFEVSDVALHDLDTDSPRVTYRDADGVARTLECDVIAGCDGFHGVSRPAIPAGAITTFDREYPFAWLGVLARTPPSHEELIYTHHERGFALHSMRSPEITRLYLQVPTDEKIEDWSDDRIWSELEVRLTTSARDFVLREGPILDKGITTMRSFVTEPMQYGRLFLAGDAAHIVPPTGAKGMNLAVADVRVLSRALVELVQHKRSELAESYSDTCLRRVWRAEHFSWYMTTMLHVDPAADAFARRLQLSQLRYTASSRAAATSIAENYVGLPFA is encoded by the coding sequence GTGACGCGCACACAGGTCGGGATCATCGGTGCCGGGCCGGCGGGGCTGCTGCTGTCGTATCTGCTGCACGCCGAGGGTGTCGACGCCGTGGTCCTGGAGTCGCGCAGCCGCGAGTACGTCGAGAAGCGGGTGCGCGCGGGCGTCTGCGAACACCCCACGGTGGAGCTGCTGCGCGAAATCGGTGTCGGCACCCGGATGGACGCCGAAGGCCTGCCGCACGAAGGGTTTTCGCTGCGGTTCGACGGCCAGGACCACCGGATCGCGCTGACCGAGCTGACCGGCAAGTCGATCACGGTGTACGGCCAGCAGGAGATCGTGAAGGACCTGATCGCCGCGCACGAGGCCAAGGGGTACCCGATCCACTTCGAGGTCTCCGACGTCGCACTGCACGACCTCGACACGGACAGCCCGCGCGTCACCTACCGGGACGCGGACGGGGTGGCGCGGACGCTGGAGTGCGACGTGATCGCCGGCTGCGACGGATTCCACGGCGTCAGCCGCCCGGCCATCCCCGCGGGCGCGATCACGACCTTCGACCGCGAATACCCGTTCGCGTGGCTGGGTGTCCTCGCGCGGACACCGCCCTCGCACGAGGAGCTGATCTACACCCACCACGAGCGCGGGTTCGCCTTGCACAGCATGCGGTCGCCGGAGATCACGCGCCTGTACCTGCAGGTGCCGACCGACGAGAAGATCGAGGACTGGTCGGACGACCGCATCTGGTCCGAACTGGAAGTCCGCCTGACCACGAGCGCGCGGGACTTCGTGCTGCGCGAGGGGCCGATCCTGGACAAGGGCATCACGACGATGCGCAGCTTCGTCACCGAACCCATGCAGTACGGGCGGCTCTTCCTCGCCGGCGACGCGGCGCACATCGTCCCGCCGACCGGGGCCAAGGGCATGAACCTGGCGGTCGCCGACGTGCGCGTGCTCTCCCGAGCGCTGGTGGAACTGGTGCAGCACAAGCGATCCGAGCTGGCTGAGTCTTATTCGGACACCTGCCTGCGGCGGGTCTGGCGGGCCGAGCACTTCTCCTGGTACATGACCACGATGCTGCACGTGGACCCCGCGGCGGACGCCTTCGCCCGGCGGCTGCAGCTGTCCCAGCTCCGGTACACGGCGTCCTCCCGGGCCGCGGCGACCAGCATCGCGGAGAACTACGTGGGGTTGCCGTTCGCCTGA
- a CDS encoding Clp protease N-terminal domain-containing protein: MTGSVKLDDLIEAVKRQHPDADPLQHLADAVLLGEHLGDLADHLIGHFVDQARRSGASWTEIGTSMGVSKQAAQKRFVPKESAGPDLQAFSRFTDRARRAIANAEKVARATGGQQIETGHILIGVVGEREGLAAKALEKLGAGPEAVGERVHAVLPPPGETVLEHIPFSPRGRKAIELTVREALRLGHNYVGTEHILLGLLDQAEGPAYDVLTELGITKDAVEGEIRAMLRTMFPDA; this comes from the coding sequence ATGACCGGTTCCGTGAAACTCGACGACCTGATCGAGGCCGTCAAACGCCAGCACCCCGACGCCGACCCCCTGCAGCACCTCGCCGACGCGGTCCTGCTCGGCGAGCACCTCGGTGACCTCGCCGATCACCTCATCGGCCATTTCGTCGACCAGGCACGGCGAAGTGGCGCGTCCTGGACGGAAATCGGGACCAGCATGGGGGTTTCGAAGCAGGCCGCGCAGAAACGGTTCGTGCCCAAGGAGTCCGCCGGCCCCGACCTGCAGGCGTTCAGCCGCTTCACCGATCGTGCCCGCCGCGCGATCGCCAACGCCGAGAAGGTCGCGCGGGCCACCGGCGGCCAGCAGATCGAGACCGGGCACATCCTGATCGGCGTGGTCGGCGAGCGGGAGGGCCTCGCCGCGAAGGCGCTGGAGAAGCTCGGTGCCGGCCCGGAGGCGGTGGGCGAGCGGGTCCACGCCGTCCTGCCGCCGCCCGGGGAAACGGTGCTGGAGCACATCCCGTTCAGCCCGCGCGGCCGCAAGGCGATCGAGCTGACCGTGCGGGAAGCGTTGCGGCTGGGGCACAACTACGTCGGCACCGAGCACATCCTGCTCGGCCTGCTCGACCAGGCCGAGGGGCCGGCCTACGACGTGCTCACCGAGCTCGGCATCACCAAGGACGCCGTCGAAGGGGAGATCCGCGCGATGCTGCGGACCATGTTCCCGGACGCGTGA
- the gndA gene encoding NADP-dependent phosphogluconate dehydrogenase: MSKKASIGVTGLAVMGRNLARNLARHGHTVALHNRSEQRTRELVEQFGDEGEFIPTYSAQEFVDALERPRQLVIMVKAGAPTDAVIEEFAPLLEEGDVIVDAGNAHFADTRRREAALRERGLHFVGTGVSGGEEGALHGPSIMPGGSPESYESLGPLFESISAKVDGDPCCTHIGPDGAGHFVKMVHNGIEYSDMQLIAESFDLLRGALGYEPAQIADVFRTWNTGRLDSYLIEITAEVLAHVDAATGRPFVDVVADQAEQKGTGRWTVQIGLDLGVPISGIAEAVFARSLSGSANLRKASRGLPGPSRAPLTGAAAETFADDVERALYASKIVAYAQGFNQIQAGGAEYGWDIDLGALAAIWRGGCIIRAKFLDDIRAAYAAEPGLPTLLTAGDFRKAVEDAQDSWRSVISTAVRLGIPTPGFSTALAYYDGLRAERLPAALVQGQRDFFGAHTYRRVDREGSFHTRWAEDGRPEVES; encoded by the coding sequence ATGAGCAAGAAGGCGAGCATCGGCGTCACGGGTCTGGCGGTCATGGGCCGGAACCTGGCGCGCAACCTGGCGCGGCACGGGCACACCGTCGCCCTGCACAACCGCTCGGAACAGCGCACCCGCGAACTGGTGGAGCAGTTCGGCGACGAGGGCGAGTTCATCCCCACCTACTCCGCGCAGGAGTTCGTGGACGCGCTCGAGCGGCCGCGCCAGCTGGTGATCATGGTCAAGGCCGGCGCGCCGACCGACGCGGTGATCGAGGAGTTCGCGCCGCTGCTCGAAGAGGGCGATGTGATCGTCGACGCCGGCAACGCGCACTTCGCCGACACCCGCCGCCGCGAGGCGGCCCTGCGCGAGCGCGGGCTGCACTTCGTCGGCACCGGCGTCTCCGGCGGCGAGGAGGGCGCCCTGCACGGGCCGAGCATCATGCCCGGCGGGTCGCCGGAGTCCTACGAGTCGCTCGGGCCGCTGTTCGAGAGCATCTCGGCGAAGGTCGACGGCGACCCGTGCTGCACCCACATCGGCCCCGACGGCGCCGGGCACTTCGTGAAGATGGTGCACAACGGCATCGAGTACTCCGACATGCAGCTGATCGCGGAGTCCTTCGACCTGCTGCGCGGCGCGCTGGGCTACGAGCCGGCGCAGATCGCGGACGTCTTCCGCACCTGGAACACCGGGCGGCTCGACTCGTACCTGATCGAGATCACGGCCGAGGTGCTGGCGCACGTGGACGCGGCGACCGGCAGGCCGTTCGTGGACGTCGTCGCCGACCAGGCCGAGCAGAAGGGCACCGGCCGCTGGACCGTGCAGATCGGCCTCGACCTCGGCGTGCCGATCAGCGGTATCGCCGAGGCGGTGTTCGCGCGGTCGCTGTCCGGCAGCGCGAACCTGCGCAAGGCCAGCCGCGGCCTGCCCGGCCCGTCGCGCGCCCCGCTGACCGGCGCGGCGGCGGAGACCTTCGCCGACGACGTCGAGCGCGCCCTGTACGCGTCGAAGATCGTCGCCTACGCCCAGGGCTTCAACCAGATCCAGGCCGGTGGCGCCGAGTACGGCTGGGACATCGACCTCGGTGCGCTGGCGGCGATCTGGCGCGGCGGCTGCATCATCCGGGCGAAGTTCCTCGACGACATCCGCGCCGCCTACGCGGCCGAGCCGGGTCTGCCGACGCTGCTCACCGCGGGCGACTTCCGCAAGGCCGTCGAGGACGCGCAGGACTCGTGGCGTTCGGTGATCTCCACCGCGGTGCGGCTGGGCATCCCGACGCCGGGCTTCTCGACCGCGCTGGCCTACTACGACGGCCTGCGCGCCGAGCGGCTCCCGGCCGCCCTGGTGCAGGGGCAGCGCGACTTCTTCGGCGCGCACACCTACCGCCGGGTCGACCGGGAGGGCTCGTTCCACACCCGCTGGGCCGAGGACGGCCGCCCCGAGGTCGAGTCATAG
- a CDS encoding helix-turn-helix domain-containing protein translates to MASTVTSRRKQLGNELRHARLAAKMTQQQVADVLGCTQGKVNKIESGAVGVKLGDVRTMLEAFGVNGDESEALMSLARASAGQRGAWSGYRSVVPHWFRTFTDLEPAAVEIMTWHGERIPGPLQSEHYMLKQFTEFGATDVTSLVRNRLDRKAVFDQPQPPYYRFIISEAALHRAPGGRAPAVMLDQIEHLLELDRRQRVYIHVLPFGARLAAVPNDFTIMRFPDRTRDFVYIEHSAGGIYLDDQKDFQLFVDAWDRLRGAAMERQDTRQFLKEMAEKYRVAMGA, encoded by the coding sequence ATGGCAAGCACCGTTACTTCCCGTCGCAAGCAACTCGGCAACGAGCTCCGGCACGCCCGGCTCGCCGCCAAGATGACCCAGCAGCAGGTCGCCGACGTCCTCGGCTGCACTCAGGGCAAGGTCAACAAGATCGAGTCCGGTGCGGTCGGCGTCAAGCTCGGCGACGTGCGCACGATGCTCGAGGCGTTCGGCGTCAACGGCGACGAGTCGGAGGCGCTGATGAGCCTGGCGCGGGCGTCCGCAGGCCAGCGCGGCGCCTGGTCGGGTTACCGGTCGGTGGTCCCGCACTGGTTCCGCACCTTCACCGACCTCGAGCCGGCGGCCGTCGAGATCATGACGTGGCACGGCGAGCGCATCCCCGGGCCGCTGCAGTCCGAGCACTACATGCTCAAGCAGTTCACCGAGTTCGGCGCCACCGACGTCACCTCGCTGGTGCGCAACAGGCTGGACCGCAAGGCGGTGTTCGACCAGCCGCAGCCGCCCTACTACCGGTTCATCATCAGCGAGGCCGCGCTGCACCGCGCGCCGGGCGGGCGCGCGCCGGCGGTGATGCTGGACCAGATCGAGCACCTGCTGGAGCTGGACCGCCGGCAGCGCGTGTACATCCACGTGCTGCCCTTCGGCGCCCGGCTGGCCGCGGTGCCCAACGACTTCACGATCATGCGCTTCCCCGACCGGACCCGGGACTTCGTCTACATCGAACACTCGGCGGGCGGGATCTACCTGGACGACCAGAAGGACTTCCAGCTGTTCGTCGACGCGTGGGACCGCCTGCGCGGCGCGGCCATGGAACGGCAGGACACGCGGCAGTTCCTCAAGGAGATGGCCGAGAAGTACCGGGTCGCCATGGGTGCCTAG
- a CDS encoding DUF397 domain-containing protein yields MPEHPRPVDYDPHTAVRLFDESKWQKSFASEPNGGNCVEVNFAASGLVGVRDTKLVGSPVFVFDAGEWAAFLEGAKAGQFDLPA; encoded by the coding sequence ATGCCGGAACACCCGCGGCCGGTTGATTACGACCCGCACACGGCGGTGCGGCTGTTCGACGAGTCGAAGTGGCAGAAGTCCTTCGCCAGCGAGCCCAACGGCGGCAACTGCGTCGAGGTGAACTTCGCCGCGTCCGGGCTCGTCGGCGTCCGGGACACCAAGCTGGTCGGCAGCCCGGTCTTCGTCTTCGACGCCGGAGAGTGGGCCGCCTTCCTCGAGGGCGCCAAGGCGGGGCAGTTCGACCTGCCGGCCTGA
- a CDS encoding response regulator transcription factor, whose protein sequence is MTSVNAAMSGSGKADLKHPDGSAVRVLVVDDEETLAELVSMALRMEGWETRSAGTGTEAVRVARDFRPDAVVLDVMLPDFSGLEVLSKLRAERPHLPVLFLTARDAVEDRIAGLTAGGDDYVTKPFSLEEVVLRLRALLRRSRVVSAHEGSTLMVGDLSLDEDSREVFRGGDPISLTATEFELLRFLMRNPKRVLSKAQILDRVWSYDFGGQANIVELYISYLRKKIDAGREPMIHTMRGAGYVLKPAG, encoded by the coding sequence ATGACCAGCGTGAACGCCGCGATGTCCGGCTCCGGCAAGGCCGACCTCAAGCACCCCGACGGGTCGGCGGTGCGCGTCCTCGTCGTGGACGACGAGGAGACCCTGGCGGAGCTGGTGTCGATGGCGCTGCGCATGGAGGGGTGGGAGACCCGCAGCGCCGGCACCGGCACCGAGGCGGTGCGCGTGGCCCGCGACTTCCGCCCGGACGCGGTGGTGCTCGACGTCATGCTGCCCGACTTCAGCGGCCTGGAGGTGCTGAGCAAACTGCGTGCCGAGAGGCCGCACCTGCCGGTCCTGTTCCTGACCGCGCGCGACGCGGTCGAGGACCGCATCGCCGGTCTCACCGCCGGCGGCGACGACTACGTGACCAAGCCGTTCAGCCTGGAGGAGGTCGTCCTCCGGCTGCGTGCGCTGCTCCGCCGGTCGCGGGTGGTGTCGGCGCACGAGGGTTCGACGCTGATGGTCGGTGACCTGTCGCTGGACGAGGACAGCCGCGAGGTGTTCCGCGGCGGCGACCCCATTTCGCTGACCGCCACCGAGTTCGAGCTGCTGCGCTTCCTGATGCGCAACCCGAAGCGGGTGCTGTCCAAGGCCCAGATCCTGGACCGGGTGTGGAGCTACGACTTCGGCGGGCAGGCCAACATCGTGGAGCTCTACATTTCCTACCTGCGGAAGAAGATCGACGCGGGCAGGGAGCCCATGATCCACACGATGCGTGGCGCGGGTTATGTCCTCAAGCCCGCAGGCTGA